From the genome of Primulina eburnea isolate SZY01 chromosome 12, ASM2296580v1, whole genome shotgun sequence, one region includes:
- the LOC140807139 gene encoding 17.3 kDa class I heat shock protein-like — translation MALIPSFFRRRSNDAFDPFSLDVWDPFEGFPSSSHFRQLSDNIRSSLPSEMASFSSAMIDWKETPTAHVFKADVPGLRKEEVKVELEDDRVLHIRGERKREMEEKGDTWHRVERSSGTFVRRFRLPENAKVDEVKASMEDGVLTVTIPKVDAKKGDVKSVEISG, via the coding sequence ATGGCGTTGATTCCAAGCTTCTTCCGCCGCCGATCCAACGACGCTTTCGATCCGTTCTCCCTCGATGTATGGGACCCGTTTGAGGGCTTTCCGTCCAGCTCCCACTTCAGGCAACTTTCCGACAACATCCGCTCCAGTCTCCCCTCCGAGATGGCATCTTTCTCCAGCGCGATGATCGACTGGAAGGAAACTCCCACAGCCCACGTGTTCAAGGCCGACGTTCCTGGTCTGAGGAAGGAGGAGGTGAAGGTGGAGCTGGAGGATGACCGGGTTCTGCACATCAGAGGCGAGAGGAAGAGGGAGATGGAGGAGAAGGGCGACACGTGGCACAGGGTCGAGCGCAGCAGCGGCACCTTCGTGCGGCGTTTCAGGCTGCCGGAGAACGCCAAGGTGGATGAGGTGAAGGCGAGTATGGAGGATGGGGTTCTGACTGTGACTATTCCGAAGGTGGATGCCAAGAAGGGCGATGTGAAATCTGTTGAGATTTCTGGTTGa